Below is a window of Watersipora subatra chromosome 11, tzWatSuba1.1, whole genome shotgun sequence DNA.
gtatgtacatgtggatactgatatacatacatgtacgtgcTGGTAGTTGTACATGTtagtaatgatatatatatacatgtaagtactgataaatatacatgtaagtagtactgttatacatacatgtaagtaccaatgtatttacatgtaagtgctgatatctatatacatgtaggtaccgATATGAGTACATGTGGGTGctgatatacatacatgtaagtgctgGTACATGCACGTGTTagtaatgatatatatacatgtaagtagtaCTGATACACAGACTTGTAATTAttgatatatttacatgtaagtttgaataaatgtacatgtaagtactgatatatatatatgtatatatatatatatatatatatatatatatatatatatatatatatatatatatatatatatatatatatatatatatgtatatatatgtatatatatatatatacatatatatatacatatatatgtaagtactgatacatgtaagtactgatacatttacatgtaagcgctggtatatatacatgtaagtcatGATACATGTGCATGTAAGTACtgatgtatgtacatgtaaatttaagTGTTGTTATATGTGCATATAAGTTATGAAGTGTGTACATGTAATCGCCGATACGTGTACTTGGAGGATATAAAATAGACAGTGGTGCTTTCATCATAGTATGTTTCTAAGATGAGCAAATGGTCATTATCAGCTTAAAAATTCttacaaattacaaaaataaatattgaaaattagtgtATAGAATGTACTGTATAAGTACTAAGGTTAAGAAAGACAGAatgtgtaagaacaatagaataCCTTTTTGTCTCTTTCCTAAGCAGTTTTATATGAAATAtccatttcttttttataaacattacagaacatgaataatattacataatacaatatgatataaggtAATTGAAAACACCACAATGCAGTATAATCTCATAAAATATAGTCCAACATAACATATTACAGATCAATATAATCTATCGTGTTTGTATAAGAAGAttgaaagcataaaaatatctaATAGGTATGTCAGTGTACATAatacttttttcagtttggttCTGTTTTAGCATTTGAGTTCATAGTAGAAGTGTTTGGTTTTTGCAAGCGCCTCGATTCTCAAGGCCGGGTCATTCAAGGTACTGCAATTCTATTGAGTACAGACCAAGGGCGAAATACAATGTCGGTAAGTAGAAAATCTAAcatctaaaatttaaattacaaGTTTACTCGCATTTtaacaaaagaaaataaataacaGAAGTTTTCCGTTTGAGATCAAGGCATCAATCACTCtacagttttgaaaagttttgtatttatttattactagtatgcatatttaatatatattcagatatatataatatatatttggatatatattatatatatccagatgtatattatatatatatctaaatatatattacatgtatccAGATATATATTCGGATATATATCTggatatatatctaaatatatccagatatattgtatatatctggacatataatatatatctaaatatgttatatatatctggatgtatgtatattatatatctgaatatataatatataaaatatatctggatatatagtatatatttgaatacatattacatatatctgaatatataatatatatctagatgCATATTATATATCCAGATATACAcaataaatgtttaaatatatcatatatattcatttatataatatatatcgggatatacaatatatatctggatatattatatacattcagatatttgtaatatatatctagatatgtaaaatatgtatctagatatatataacatgtatcCAGATATCTACAACATATATCtcgatatatattatatataactgggtatatatttaatatatattcagagatatatatatatatatataacatggtATATCCAGATGTATATGGATGTCTggatatatataatgtatatccagATACCCATATACATCGTTTTTTCTTCTGAATGCAACAAAAAAATGATACATTTAAAGCAACTAACGAGCTCTCGTTAAGCTAAAGGAGTTTTAAAGCTTGCACTGTCTTGGCACTTCACATTATATAAAACGCCTTACGATACACATGTAAAATCTCTACATAATTTTTCTACGTTAAGTGGAATCTACGTAAAagaggtttatgttataggtgCGCCTACTGTATTCTGCTAATCTACAAAACAGTCGATTAGCGCAGTTAGAGTGCCAGTCTAATGAGCTGAAATTTATGAGTTTCGAGTTCTGTATGAAATGATTCTTTTTAAAGCACTATAATTACCATCTATATCATTCCTTCAGTGCCAAGGTACCAAGCAAGATTACAAAATGACTAGAATTGtagaagtatgtataatatgcCGGAGTTTTCCACAAAGTAGATAGGAAATTTACTACTCCAGTATAGCTCTGACAGAATTCATTTTCTGGCTCTGAGATAATTGTCTACATACTTTAAAGCTTCTTCTCTCACTGGTAGTCTGATGTGCTGAGAGACCAACAATGGTGCCAAAAAGGCCCATTGAATCACAATTTGCACAACCAGGGCACGGTGGCTGATAGCTGTTGCACGGTGTAGGTGGTGGAGAGATGGTCTGTGAAGCTAGAAGTCAGGAGTTTGAATCTCATTGAGAATAATTTGGTTCCCAACCTGGAAGTGTAGCTTTGTACAGACACACAgagctcctattatagtaaagagtaTCACAAAGCTTTTACAACTTTCTCGCTTATGCACAAAGGTGTTTCAGGTTTGGTTTATAACATACCGCTTGTAAGGAGacaattattaaaatgttaaacTGTATTGATTGAAGGAAAGAGAGTTTTTGCAAGTGCGAGTGACAGACGAAGGTCAAGTAGCCCTTGCGACCCAAAATGATAGCCGTTCTCCATCCTTTGGAATTTCGTTCAGCAGAGTCGAGTTGAGGGTGAGTTAGAAGTCatcaatacaaaaaataagatgcTGTCCTATAGCATAATACTATAGCAGAATTTTGTCACATAACGATTGTTTCCATGATATGAATAACTCACCCATCTCTCTAAAAATTTTGTTATCCTAAATTCGTTTAAGCAATTGTAACAATTACCTATATCTGTGCCCAAATATGTAGGAATTGCCCTCTCATGTCTGCTCTTAATGGAAAGCTGAGCAAAAAACAAggctaaattaaaatttaccGCCATCTTATCCTTGGGAAAAAGCGATGTAAAGTTGCAATGCCAGTTTAAACAGGATCATAAAATGGCTAAAAAAGTCAAATTTGGACCTGTGAGTCGCTGCCCTTTGCATTACTGTAAAGAAAACTTTATATTTTACGCTTCATTAGTAaaagttactaactactagaAACActcaaataaacaaaaaatatctttattaatCTCAGATTGATGACAAGAGAGAAAGCCGTGAGAGATATTCACGCTTGTTGCTGCCTGATACCGCCAATGAGGAAACTATAGATGAAAGGTACTTTGAGGTTTTACGTCAGCGAGATGGTACTTATCGACTGGCAACCGTGATTAACCCAAGTAAGTATGGATGAGAAATGTGTCTAACATCTGCTCAAAACACTGGCTGGTCGTTACATGTTGTAATGGTCATTGTAAAAAGCCTGATAAATGTCAGTAAGAATTTGCACCTTCCACTACATGGTAACTGGTAGCTGGGAGTTGGAGCCTGTAACTGTATCAGACCAACGTTTCAACAATGGTTGGGATCaagttgtaatatatttactatgGATTGGCAGTTACAAGTGTCTCCCTAGATACACGTCATGACCTCAAGATACACATGTGATGACCTCAAGATACACACATCATGACCTCAAAATACGCACGTCATGATTGACAATCATTCAAACTAGTAGctgaaattttaataaaaaaacttaagCGCTGAGCAAAAATTTGGTGAAAATTAGGTTTTGTGTAATTAGAGCAGCAAAACATTATTCAGtcaattttttgttcatgagcttttacaataaaatatttctccATGGTATTATTAAAATGCAAATGATATTAGCAAAAATGGGAATTTCATTAGTTAAAAACTTAATTTTCAAGTAGGCCTATCAACAATTTTTACATAGCTAATTTGTAAGCACATTTGCTAGTGAAGCTATTgccattattttattatattgttttattatattatctttCCTGGTTTGACAGAAAAACTCTAGCATTCTCTGTAGCTTCAGCTTCAAGTCTGGTCTAAGTAATATATGCAAATTGACTAAACAACTTAACTAGTTACAAGAAACTATTTTCAGGAATTTTTGAGGATAGCTTTAAGGCTACCTGTTCTTATAAAAACGTTTGCAGAAAAGTTaactaaataaatgtatttataattagttttaaataaCTTGAATTACTTAcaattttttctaaacaaaacAGTCAGAATGCACAAGTATGTTGTGATCAAAACCATTActataaaatttcaaatttggCTTTATTCATCAGTTTCGTTATTGCTACTCTGTTTTAAAGCTACCTGTGTGGTCCTTTCATTACTGTTTGTTGTTATTACAGATCTCTTTGTGGCTTTGATAAGGGTTAGAAATGGCTATGAGCTTGCTGTCTTGCCCTACAATAGCAATTTTTCCAGAGATCTTGTGAGCTATGACTTTAACATCGATATCCCAGGTAAAGATTAGATATGGCTGTTACACTGAAACTAGAAGATGAAAAGCAATTTTGGAAGAAAGTTTGCGCATCTTGAATATTCTCAGCACAAACTTAGCAAAGAACatctaaggttgaaaaattgcTAGATGTAGATATATTTTATGACATCTTTAGCAAgatattataaaaaaactatataCTGTTTGAACAGTGATGTTCcatgaatgttttaaaatcagAATTTATAGATGCTTATGTCTCTATGGTAACCAATGGATTGTCCCACGTAAATATCATTTTATGTAGGCTTAGCTGCAACTGGTATGATAGCAAATCACTTAGTTATCAGTTTTTTTCAACTGCAGTAAgcaaaaaaacaagtttttcacCTTTTCAGCAATTCTTTTTTTGTTTCACGGATTGTGATAGCCAATTTATTTGTcaaatgcaaacaaaaaactttcatGAAAATTGTTTTCAAAACCATTTCAAACAGTAAATCATTAATCAGAtggtaattttttatttttttattttggaatGTAAAAAGCTTTGTGAATTATtatgatttttttctaaaataaataacagaagcttataaaaaagattatattATGCAAGTGATAAGCAAAATATAGCATAGAAACCAATATTGGAGAGTTCTCATCATGTACCCGTTACTAACAATGAATTTTGTGTGTGTTTTAGAAGTGCGAGTGAAACCCTGTTATCAACCACATGCACCAAACCATGTATGGCCACCATATCACAACCATCACAACCATTACAACCATCACAACCATCCCAGAAGGTTTCATGACAGATCTAGCTATAGAAGGATGTACTAGAAGAtacagaaatattttaaaatacccCATTCATGGACAGTTTCAGAAAAGATTTCTTCTTTATATTAGTTAATctgttggagttgtctactaTCAATATTCTGTTATTTTCAGAAAATACATTTAACAATTTGAAGTAATGATTAAATTGTTCAACTCTTTTTAAAATTTCACGAGTTACGTATAAATAAAGGTTGTTGCAAAACAGTTATAGCAAGTTTGAACATAAAATAAAGACTGCAAGTGGAACTTGAAAACGATGAGTAGtgtctataaataatatatgtgcACAGGGTGAATAAATTCCTTGAATAAACTGACTCTAGTtctttatatataacttatactcTGTGGCAGCattttaacatagactagcagtAAGCGAGGCAATGACTGAGACATTATTCACTTTCAATCAGCCGGCAGCTGGCTGCTTGAGATGCCGGTTCTCAGAAAACAGATGGAgatttgaaatcaaatattttagcgACTTGGTAAAGGGTACAAAACATACACGtttaaacatttgataaaattgGCCAAATCATGTAAAACACACTGCATTTACACAGTTTAACAGatgcacacacacaaaaacaaaatgtGATTTCTTAGTTTAGATTGACATTCCAGTAGCATTCAAAATAAGAAACTAAGTTCAGAATTGCTTTTACAACAAAAGCATTATGTTTATAAATGTTTACTAAATTTACATTAGCAATAGTATTTATTCCTCATGATTGATAAAACATAATGTTGCAGCACACGTGGGTATGTGCGTGGTATGTTCTGCATGAACATAACCATAGTAAAGTCTAATAGGCTAGTTATCTCTATGGTCATAGAATAGATCTTTCGAGAGAGAAAAAGAGGACAACTCTTATATCTAACTTATATGCTTTTTGCCATTATTACGTAATTAATTCATAATTTAAGTTCAAGCATGAAACTTTACTTGCTGCATTTTGCACCACTGAGCAGATAACTTCAAACCGCTTGTGCATAATTATGTACGTGTATTTTAGACGGTTTTGCAGTTTTAAAAACCTTTGCAATGCTGAGCGGTTTAACCAAAAGATGAAAGGTGTCGTTTGCGTCAAAAGTTTACTATAGCTGGCAATGGAAGCAGATGCTACGTTTCAAGTGCCTTTTATGTATTAccagtatattatattatattgtattgcataacattataatgtattatactgtattgcataacattatattatacttattgcACAACATTACAATATAATGTACTgcataacattatattatactatattgcATAACATTATATCATACTGTATTgcataacattatattatactgtattgcataacattatattatactatattgcATAACATTATATCATACTGTATTgcataacattatattatactgtattgcataacattatattatactgtattgcataacattatattatactatattgcATAACATTATATCATACTGTACTGCATAAcactatattatactgtattgcATAACATTATATTGTACTGTATTgcataacataatattatactgtattgcataacattatattatactgtTCTGCATAAcattatgttatattgtattgcataacattatattgtagtgtattgtataacattatattatattatgctgCATTGCATAAcactatattatactgtattgcataacattatactatattatactgtattgcATAACATTGTATTATACTATACCGCATTgcataacattatattatactgtattgcacaacattttatCATACTGTACTGCATAAcactatattatactgtattgcATAACATTATATTGTACTGTATTgcataacataatattatactgtattgcataacattatattatactgtattgcataacattatattatactgtattgcataacattatattatactgtTCTGCATAACATTATGTTATACTGTATTGCATAACATTATATTGTAGTGTATTgcataacattatattatattatgctgCATTGCATAAcactatattatactgtattgcATAAcactatattatactgtattgcataacattatattatactgtTCTGCATAACATTATGTTATACTGTATTGCATAACATTATATTGTAGTGTAttgtataacattatattatattatgctgCATTGCATAAcactatattatactgtattgcATAAcactatattatactgtattgcataacattatattatactgtTCTGCATAACATTATATTGTACTGTATTGTATAACATTATATTGTAGTGTATTGTATAACATTATATTGCTCTGTATTGCATAAAgttatattatgtattttacaGCGTATATTTAAATTAACTATAGATCACTTAAATCATTTACGGAAGAGCTGTGTTTACACTCAATTGACAATGACTTTGCACTGAACAtctatttaaatttctaatttctaaCTGTAATTGTGTTATTAGTAGATTATAGTACTAGcagttataaatatttaattgatTCACACTAGGTAAAGCAACTTGTAGAGGTCACTCTTGGCTTTTACTAGTTTAGAAAAAACGCATTTTAAGATTTGCATAAAGTTCTGGGAAAttgtatttgaaaacaacttaaCAACTGAGAACCAAATTCAAACAAGCTAAATTTTGTAAAACCAAAAATACTCAAATAATTTTAGCAAAGCTTCCCATATAGCAGTTTATTGTTTACATATTCTGTAATTTGctaaacaattgtttttaacagtgaattagtaataaatattaagAATGACGCACTTTAGATAAAAAAAGGCTTGCGGTAAACCCTGCTTTATGATTTATTCAATCAGGCATTTACAGGTGGCATTGCTTTAAGAATATTTGCTGCTATTAGTTCTACCTGtcagcaaaacaaaaaacttgttatGCAACGACATCGCACCAGCCTCTCATGTGCTGTCAGCCTTTACTACCCACGGCATTACACGCCAGTGGCACAACAGCTAAAATTTGCCTCAAGGAACTATAACATTCCCGATGTATCACGCTGTATCACTCGGCCCACCAGACTCACTGCCAGCGCCTGCGAACAAACAAATAACTAACTAACAGCCTCCACTTTTCATAATGGTCCTTCCCTGTCCATCTAGACAATCACACTCTGTAGGCTACTTAAGTGCTGAAGAGAAGAGCACATCACTTCAGTAGCACATTTAGAGAGCAAActgtgttttatttttaaaaacaggcTATGTCTCATGTGTGTGGGACTCCTGCCAAGAGCATCCTAAGCTCCGTGAAAAGCAACGATAAACCCTCTGCTATAGTTGATTTCTTCTCCAGGTCATTTGCTTAAAGACTGGTTCACAGTCTTACTATACATTAGTGCTGTCTTTTTGGAAATTATTCATCGATTGTGGGCACCATCTATCGAAGGCATCACGGATATTTCAAGaaagattgcagctgtcaaactttctggATACTTTTTCTTTAGTCTCTTGCATTTGCAGTCCACCACTGCATACCACCGCTAACCTCACATATTCCCATAATTTCTGAGACTACCGTCATATTCTATTGAAATCCGTGTATGTTTTATGAAAGGGGAGAGAAAGCTAAATGCTTGTTGTTGATACTACTAACAGACTATCTGCATCTCCAATACGTTCATGAAATGTTTTTGCCTAATGTTTTAACGCTGATGGCATGTAACTTTACGTAACAACAAAAGTGTAAAGAATCATCTATAATGCATATGAAAGCTAAATACACACTGTTTTTATGatcagcaaataattttattatttacaatgtTTATTTTAGAGCGGTTGACTGCATGTAGCATAGCAGGAAAATGCAGCAACAAGTTACATATTCAGCCTTTTTAAAACCAACCATAAAAATTcttagttttttttcaaatctttgTTAATTATTCTCTTAATTTTAGGTGAACAATACCATATTCTGTTCTATTACTGGTAGGGGTTTTGGTGGTTGAGGGATTTTAAGCACCCTTACATGTGATCctgttttagtttttaaagaaaatagtTTTAGTTGGTTCCATATACCAATAGATGTCAGAGTCAAATTATAAGGCCATACTCATGAGGATATATTGAATCTGTTTTTTTGGATAGACCAATAGGGAgaaatgttattattttcaagaaaaatgttgcatcatgattgTTGATCAATGTGTCAACACTGATCTATGGCAAATTACTGTAGTTTACTAGCAGAGAGGTAATGTCAAATTAGCACAGATGGTTGCGGAATTAAGGCGCGTTTGCAACAGAACAGCTTGTTGGAGTTGTGCCTTCACTGAGAGAGTAAAAGTTGGAATGGCTTCTAGtctaaaatttgaaatacgATTTTACAAAGACTTCACACCAAACCGACTGAAACTCTATCTATACAGAATGGGTCACCTTTTTAGTCAATGAAATATGACattgatattaattatttttgtttgtattttggGCGATATGAGTGGTCAATTCTATGTTGTACTTTGTCAATGACGATCGGCAAACGGCCAAACTGCAGCGGTTCACCGATCTTGTGTCAGCGATtgggaaaaaattgtttttacacCTAATTTTCGTTTTACATCAAACGGACTTTATTGgggtggaagcaactccaacaAATCGTGATGGTGTAATCACAACTTTACAGTTGCAAGTCGACAATTTAAAACCCTATTCATGAGTTTTTCTGATAAAGAAGGCTGGCACTTTATACAACCAACCAATAGTACGCGCATAGAACGAGTTCTCtcttcatatataatatatattctttGTTAATATATTAATCTTCTAAATAAACTGTTACCACTACAATtacaaaattatatgaaacGTTACAACACAAACTTTATGGGAAAGTATGcaagtatttaaaaataatattgttgtggaagtcagcgctgactagccacttgcaagtgggttcCTCGTACAAATTGTCTGATACTGAATAAGTAATAGTTCTCATGCACAACTGCAATTGTTGCAAACATTGTGACTGGTTGATCCCCATGGCTATAATTATTCAATTCTATAAGTATAAAAAGGCGGAGAAGAAATCAAGTACATCTCAATATAATATAGCGTAATGCTGAAATTGGTTTACAAAGATAAGTACCCGAACAGTTACACTTATGAATGGAAGTCTGTAAATGATGCATATATGCACCCAGCTGTTCAGAGGTTAATCAGTGTTACTGTACTTTCCTTTACAGTAACATAAAAAGTAGTTATTTACGTTGTAGTTCCTTACTTCGGCATACACAGTTTCTTGCTCTGTTTCGCTAGGCCTTTTCATGACTGTCTGTCAAACTCTCCAACTTCATGGCTGGCTGCCAAACTCTCTAACTGCATGGCTGTCTGTCAAACTCTCTAATTTCAAGGCTAGCTGTTAAATTGTCTAACTTCAAGGCTGTCTGTCAAACTCTCTAATTTCATAGCTGTCTGTCAAACTTTTCAATCCACGATGGCTAATAAAGTGGTAATAAATATACAGAGATTTTAGTGTTATAATCTTTGGTTTTTAAATCGTCTTATCACTTTGCTAAAAGGCAGAATACAGATCTAATATTTTGTACTTTTTTCAGTCAGTTTGTGGAGGTGTTAGAAGTTTGTGCtgtttttcatttataaatTATTAGAATCAATTAATCAACTTTTAGTTAATTAAGTTGGTGAAACTTGACACAAATGACGAGCAATAATGTAACAAGGAAATGAGGAAGACCTCCAGGAACTGCGGCCCGTGCCTGATCATTgctataaaaaaacagtttgtaaatagtttttcatCAAACCaggttaataatatttattttaagttattttaaTGTCCTTTAATGTTCATGATGACTAACGTTCTTTCAAGGAACCGGCAATTATGCAGACGTATTTATTCATTATGGCTAATAGATTGGTGGATGGTTGGGCACGCTTGACATCTCATGTGAACTCTACCAGACTGCAgcaaagttaaatagctttatcTAAAAATACACAAGAATTTGATTGTCGTGGAAAAATCGAAGTTGACTGTAATCATAGCGTTTGACATAATTTAGTAGATAGAAATGTGTTTATCTTTATAACTGGAAACTATCAGAAGATAAATAGAGATCAACTTTATGAGCACCGGTCGATGCTGCTCGCAGCAGATTAgttatgcaataaaataaagaaCAATAAGTACAATCATGCATATTGGCAAAAAAGCAGATAATTACAAACTAGACAGTCACTGCTAGGTCGTTTTGACAGTTTTCTATTTGACATCTAATCCGTTTTGACTCAGCAGAAAAATGATTTACAATTAAATATCATTCATGTAACCATTGGTAACTTGTTTTACAGTCAAAAACTTTAGACCAaatagtcaaagctgccattTTTATTCAAGTGGTCGATAATATCAAAAGGTTATAAAACCTTGCATTTTTGAGTTTATCTAGAGTTTCTCATACCTTAAAGTAAATTTACCAGACACGGAACTTCGGAACAACTAGCAAACTGATAACTATACTTTTACAGTTATCAGTTGGTATCTTTAAATTCTATGAATAAATTTTTGCTGCCATTTGGCGATCAGCGAGTCAAGTATGGCTGCTGAGAAGTATTATTTATAAACAAGCCATAATCATTGAGTTGATAACAACGTTGAAATAAACACACTCAAACTAGTCACGTAACAATTGGCCATCTCGACTGATTACACTACCCTAACTGATTA
It encodes the following:
- the LOC137408072 gene encoding uncharacterized protein, whose product is MELVKCLLSQQLRGAPGVHQKQDRSALQVLGEDVYNRVGSRSPSSQSLGALLATQPGVACSGLEHVAMFVMSFLGYSFQFFLNLHSNSGELQPKFLSPPPQPVSQGRDIQVDGRGQLGARGLMPGEQAFEFIVEVFGFCKRLDSQGRVIQGTAILLSTDQGRNTMSEREFLQVRVTDEGQVALATQNDSRSPSFGISFSRVELRIDDKRESRERYSRLLLPDTANEETIDERYFEVLRQRDGTYRLATVINPNLFVALIRVRNGYELAVLPYNSNFSRDLVSYDFNIDIPEVRVKPCYQPHAPNHVWPPYHNHHNHYNHHNHPRRFHDRSSYRRMY